A part of Solenopsis invicta isolate M01_SB chromosome 2, UNIL_Sinv_3.0, whole genome shotgun sequence genomic DNA contains:
- the LOC105200847 gene encoding zinc finger protein 292, with amino-acid sequence MGRRMGQGTETCADRPTEVSVIRFVSRNHTIEEIAPKKEVYTCKQRGCGKVFTNQDEYKTHEALEALKIRFICREPGCGEEVSDPGSMWRHYQEWHNNETNVFVCPYTNCGSLQSTSGNLEEHIESCHRQPPTLPMEPEIICFEGPENAIDEEVMQKTDEGCYEQLPSENFTIKEEYGNKEENCPIRNETKIQVKNEFCHEQNKITTVTNSEDYSTNESLNGINKFSNNENLLIIKDNFLRKYDTGTSKCEEILQVECTQDKNNVVYINSDVTITKNMKTEICNLNIRNQEHRIDLGNMERVFRSGLERESSLKIEESSIETNSNCSDDEEYTPKKQRMSRYKQETYKCDVNGCGKKYKYISHYRHHQDSHKLVTNAINSNTSKQMPKVKQGKASTVSFFICKMPGCGAQVNNVTGLWKHYQDNHANSKPPVVQTTKNNEVFQ; translated from the exons ATGGGCCGCAGGATGGGCCAGGGTACGGAGACGTGCGCCGATCGGCCCACGGAGGTCAGCGTCATCAGATTTGTTTCGCGGAACCATACCATCGAGGAAATCGCACCGAAAAAG gAAGTATACACTTGCAAACAACGAGGTTGCGGTAAGGTGTTCACTAATCAAGATGAATATAAGACGCACGAGGCATTAGAGGCTTTGAAAATTCGATTTAT ttGCCGTGAACCAGGTTGTGGAGAGGAAGTGTCAGATCCAGGTAGCATGTGGCGACATTATCAAGAATGGCACAACAATGAAACAAATGTTTTTGTATGTCCATATACCAATTGCGGATCTTTGCAATCTACCAGTGGTAATCTCGAGGAGCATATTGAGAGTTGTCATAGACAACCACCTACACTGCCAATGGAGCCTGAGATAATTTGTTTCGAGGGCCCTGAAAACGCAATAGACGAGGAAGTCATGCAAAAGACTGACGAAGGATGTTATGAACAACTGCCAAGcgaaaattttactataaaggAAGAATATGGGAATAAGGAAGAAAATTGTCCTATTAGAAATGAAACTAAAATTCAGGTGAAGAATGAGTTTTGTCACGAGCAGAATAAGATTACGACTGTTACAAACAGCGAGGACTATTCAACTAATGAATCTTTGAATGGTATTAACAAGTTTTCTAACAATGAAAATCTGCTTATAATTAAGGATAATTTCTTACGAAAGTACGATACTGGAACATCAAAGTGTGAAGAGATTCTTCAAGTGGAATGCACGCAGGATAAGAATAATGTGGTTTATATAAATAGCGACGTAACTATTACGAAGAATATGAAAACGGAAATATGCAACTTAAATATACGAAATCAGGAACATAGAATAGATTTAGGAAACATGGAACGAGTTTTTCGAAGCGGTCTCGAGCGCGAGAGTTCTTTGAAAATTGAAGAGAGCTCGATAGAAACAAATAGTAACTGTTCGGATGACGAGGAGTATACCCCAAAGAAGCAACGCATGTCTAGGTACAAACAGGAAACATATAAGTGCGACGTCAATGGTTGCGGAAAGAAGTACAAATACATATCGCATTATCGCCATCATCAAGACAGTCATAAATTAGTCACGAATGCAATTAATTCCAATACCAGTAAACAAATGCCAAAGGTAAAGCAAGGAAAGGCGTCTACAGTCAGCTTCTTCAT ATGCAAAATGCCTGGATGTGGTGCGCAGGTAAACAACGTAACTGGCCTATGGAAGCATTATCAGGACAATCATGCCAATTCCAAGCCGCCAGTTGTACAAACTACCAAGAACAATGAAGTATTTCAGTAA
- the LOC105200845 gene encoding YLP motif-containing protein 1 isoform X1, which yields MAYRGVKGSDPFVSKTSRNERFAQMSKQEQIIQQKKMEIQAKLQEQKAKEAVECIKKSSSSTSTTPTSKNTAPKEDDEKPTMNVFANDGSFLDQFKKIANKSTGKQEQDKEDKRKDERSYESTRERDRERKRSNEKSRDWDSRRDRRRNDTRWGRSSDRKRSSSSSPSPTRRRSPPSPETRHSYNQSQNGQRAQFSQQQFPIQNNNHVSSIPSLMSQPVQMQMTNIPPPNIRNLTPNIPSAHMQRIPVSKSFSNNYTNMNEHSNNVRMQIAPPPHIIRPPPPPPIQSIPPNTNIPPPNIQMSQAMPMPNLPSPSNAQQHIITQNPQQCSVPPPACNTSLQPPNIPPPNIPPPNILPPMSQMPPTMMPISGSQAIVVTVPNVANVPPPNVITSMIMSAPPPVHTVPSTINSIPPPNLNIPPPNIPPPNVIPNAAPARSLISSGYPLSNQVPISVGPPNVQIPPPVRPPANLQSSEQQVCLVEAEQLARIVADCGDEIEQEVREKNAQDPKLWFLHQKQSAAYLQYRGLVSKLRAEKPDKDKKNSGAELYCPEEALSDNDEADKSQKSHSTSHADQSKDDNKEERKRRKRSRWGDPDNKVVVTETNVPSANRSGAILPQPGIAIPGQIGQPAVIIPSPTKRQHVKSKNPMLTKISRNDPALIHYARQTFGTLDLSEEQWKKAEDHYKINLLYQNLLRKREEVKRLEAQGKHKYEYDSDEETEGGTWEHKLRSAEMEATQMWAEELTAQAEGKHHIGDFLPPDELKKFMEQYNAVKQGKEPDLSDYKEYKLKEDNIGFQMLQKLGWSEGQGLGSEGSGRIEPINKATNRLDSAGLGSERPDGVSRDDDEFDAYRKRMMLAYRFRPNPLNNPRRPYY from the exons ATGGCGTATCGTGGTGTGAAGGGGTCCGATCCGTTTGTGTCAAAAACTTCGCGAAATGAGCGTTTCGCGCAGATGTCAAAGCAAGAACAGATCATTCAACAGAAGAAGATGGAAATTCAAGCAAAACTGCAGGAACAGAAAGCGAAGGAAGCCGTGGAATGTATAAAGAAGTCAAGCTCGTCAACCTCGACGACACCAACTAGTAAGAACACTGCTCCAAA GGAGGACGATGAAAAACCTACCATGAATGTGTTTGCCAATGATGGCAGTTTTCTTGATCAGTTTAAAAAGATAGCCAATAAATCAACTGGCAAACAAGAACAGGACAAGgaagataaaagaaaagatgAGAGAAGCTATGAAAgtacgagagaaagagacagagaaagaaagCGTAGTAATGAAAAGAGTAGAGATTGGGACAGCAGGCGGGATCGCAGAAGAAACGATACGCGATGGGGAAGAAGTTCAGATAGGAAGCGTAGTTCGTCGTCAAGTCCGTCGCCTACTAGACGAAGATCACCACCTAGTCCAGAGACACGACATAGTTATAACCAATCGCAAAACGGGCAGCGTGCGCAGTTCAGTCAGCAACAGTTTCCAATTCAGAACAACAATCATGTCTCTTCCATCCCATCCCTTATGTCTCAACCGGTGCAGATGCAGATGACGAATATACCACCTCCCAATATAAGGAATTTAACACCAAACATTCCGTCTGCACACATGCAGAGGATACCAGTGTCAAAAAGTTTTAGCAATAATTACACTAACATGAATGAACATTCTAATAATGTCAGAATGCAAATCGCACCACCACCACATATCATACGTCCTCCACCACCTCCTCCTATTCAGAGCATTCCGCCGAATACAAATATCCCACCCCCAAATATACAAATGTCTCAAGCTATGCCAATGCCTAATCTACCCTCACCGTCGAACGCACAACAACACATTATCACACAAAATCCACAGCAATGCAGCGTACCACCGCCAGCGTGTAACACCAGTTTACAGCCTCCGAATATCCCTCCGCCTAACATACCACCACCGAATATTTTGCCACCAATGTCGCAAATGCCACCGACCATGATGCCTATCTCAGGCTCTCAAGCCATTGTGGTAACAGTACCAAACGTAGCCAATGTTCCACCTCCAAATGTGATAACATCTATGATAATGTCAGCACCTCCACCAGTGCACACCGTTCCATCGACCATCAATTCGATTCCACCACCAAACTTAAATATCCCTCCACCAAATATCCCACCTCCCAATGTTATTCCCAATGCAGCACCGGCGCGTAGTCTTATATCCAGTGGCTATCCTCTTTCCAATCAGGTACCTATTTCGGTGGGTCCTCCCAATGTACAAATTCCACCACCTGTGAGACCACCGGCTAATCTACAAAGTTCTGAACAACAAG TGTGTTTAGTAGAGGCTGAGCAGCTGGCACGAATCGTGGCTGACTGTGGGGATGAGATTGAACAAGAAGTGCGAGAGAAGAATGCCCAAGATCCTAAATTATG GTTTCTGCACCAAAAGCAAAGTGCAGCGTATCTGCAGTACAGGGGATTGGTTTCAAAATTACGTGCAGAGAAGCCAGATAAGGATAAGAAAAACAGTGGTGCAGAACTTTATTGTCCTGAAGAAGCTCTTAGTGACAATGATGAGGCAGATAAATCTCAGAAATCTCATTCAACGTCACATG CAGATCAGTCAAAGGACGATAATAAGGAAGAACGGAAAAGAAGAAAACGTAGTCGCTGGGGTGATCCAGACAATAAGGTTGTTGTTACGGAAACAAATGTACCTTCTGCTAATAGATCAGGTGCTATACTTCCGCAACCTGGTATAGCTATACCGGGACAAATTGGGCAACCCGCAGTTATAATTCCTTCTCCAACGAAGAGACAACATGTTAAATCAAAGAATCCGATGCTTACCAAGATTTCAAGGAATGATCCTGCACTTATTCATTATGCAAGACAAACGTTTGGTACACTCGATTTAAGTGAAGAACAATGGAAAAAAGCAGAGGATCATTATAAG ataaatcttTTATACCAAAATCTcttaagaaaaagagaagaagtgAAACGTTTGGAAGCACAAGGAAAACATAAATACGAGTACGACAGTGATGAAGAAACAGAAGGAGGAACTTGGGAGCACAAATTGAGATCTGCTGAAATGGAGGCGACACAGATGTGGGCCGAAGAATTAACTGCGCAAGCGGAAGGCAAACACCACATTGGCGATTTTTTACCACCGgatgaactaaaaaaatttatggaaCAATATAATGCCGTGAAGCAAGGAAAAGAACCTGATTTGAGCGactataaagaatataaattaaaggAAGATAATATAG GATTTCAGATGTTACAAAAGCTTGGATGGAGCGAAGGACAAGGGTTGGGTAGCGAGGGTAGCGGTCGTATTGAACCAATTAACAA aGCGACAAATAGACTCGATAGCGCAGGTTTAGGCTCTGAAAGACCAGACGGGGTATCTAGGGATGATGATGAATTTGATGCATATAGAAAACGAATGATGCTTGCTTACAGATTTAGGCCTAATCCATTA aataatCCAAGAAGACCTTATTACtaa
- the LOC105200845 gene encoding SURP and G-patch domain-containing protein 1 isoform X2 gives MAYRGVKGSDPFVSKTSRNERFAQMSKQEQIIQQKKMEIQAKLQEQKAKEAVECIKKSSSSTSTTPTSKNTAPKEDDEKPTMNVFANDGSFLDQFKKIANKSTGKQEQDKEDKRKDERSYESTRERDRERKRSNEKSRDWDSRRDRRRNDTRWGRSSDRKRSSSSSPSPTRRRSPPSPETRHSYNQSQNGQRAQFSQQQFPIQNNNHVSSIPSLMSQPVQMQMTNIPPPNIRNLTPNIPSAHMQRIPVSKSFSNNYTNMNEHSNNVRMQIAPPPHIIRPPPPPPIQSIPPNTNIPPPNIQMSQAMPMPNLPSPSNAQQHIITQNPQQCSVPPPACNTSLQPPNIPPPNIPPPNILPPMSQMPPTMMPISGSQAIVVTVPNVANVPPPNVITSMIMSAPPPVHTVPSTINSIPPPNLNIPPPNIPPPNVIPNAAPARSLISSGYPLSNQVPISVGPPNVQIPPPVRPPANLQSSEQQVCLVEAEQLARIVADCGDEIEQEVREKNAQDPKLWFLHQKQSAAYLQYRGLVSKLRAEKPDKDKKNSGAELYCPEEALSDNDEADKSQKSHSTSHDQSKDDNKEERKRRKRSRWGDPDNKVVVTETNVPSANRSGAILPQPGIAIPGQIGQPAVIIPSPTKRQHVKSKNPMLTKISRNDPALIHYARQTFGTLDLSEEQWKKAEDHYKINLLYQNLLRKREEVKRLEAQGKHKYEYDSDEETEGGTWEHKLRSAEMEATQMWAEELTAQAEGKHHIGDFLPPDELKKFMEQYNAVKQGKEPDLSDYKEYKLKEDNIGFQMLQKLGWSEGQGLGSEGSGRIEPINKATNRLDSAGLGSERPDGVSRDDDEFDAYRKRMMLAYRFRPNPLNNPRRPYY, from the exons ATGGCGTATCGTGGTGTGAAGGGGTCCGATCCGTTTGTGTCAAAAACTTCGCGAAATGAGCGTTTCGCGCAGATGTCAAAGCAAGAACAGATCATTCAACAGAAGAAGATGGAAATTCAAGCAAAACTGCAGGAACAGAAAGCGAAGGAAGCCGTGGAATGTATAAAGAAGTCAAGCTCGTCAACCTCGACGACACCAACTAGTAAGAACACTGCTCCAAA GGAGGACGATGAAAAACCTACCATGAATGTGTTTGCCAATGATGGCAGTTTTCTTGATCAGTTTAAAAAGATAGCCAATAAATCAACTGGCAAACAAGAACAGGACAAGgaagataaaagaaaagatgAGAGAAGCTATGAAAgtacgagagaaagagacagagaaagaaagCGTAGTAATGAAAAGAGTAGAGATTGGGACAGCAGGCGGGATCGCAGAAGAAACGATACGCGATGGGGAAGAAGTTCAGATAGGAAGCGTAGTTCGTCGTCAAGTCCGTCGCCTACTAGACGAAGATCACCACCTAGTCCAGAGACACGACATAGTTATAACCAATCGCAAAACGGGCAGCGTGCGCAGTTCAGTCAGCAACAGTTTCCAATTCAGAACAACAATCATGTCTCTTCCATCCCATCCCTTATGTCTCAACCGGTGCAGATGCAGATGACGAATATACCACCTCCCAATATAAGGAATTTAACACCAAACATTCCGTCTGCACACATGCAGAGGATACCAGTGTCAAAAAGTTTTAGCAATAATTACACTAACATGAATGAACATTCTAATAATGTCAGAATGCAAATCGCACCACCACCACATATCATACGTCCTCCACCACCTCCTCCTATTCAGAGCATTCCGCCGAATACAAATATCCCACCCCCAAATATACAAATGTCTCAAGCTATGCCAATGCCTAATCTACCCTCACCGTCGAACGCACAACAACACATTATCACACAAAATCCACAGCAATGCAGCGTACCACCGCCAGCGTGTAACACCAGTTTACAGCCTCCGAATATCCCTCCGCCTAACATACCACCACCGAATATTTTGCCACCAATGTCGCAAATGCCACCGACCATGATGCCTATCTCAGGCTCTCAAGCCATTGTGGTAACAGTACCAAACGTAGCCAATGTTCCACCTCCAAATGTGATAACATCTATGATAATGTCAGCACCTCCACCAGTGCACACCGTTCCATCGACCATCAATTCGATTCCACCACCAAACTTAAATATCCCTCCACCAAATATCCCACCTCCCAATGTTATTCCCAATGCAGCACCGGCGCGTAGTCTTATATCCAGTGGCTATCCTCTTTCCAATCAGGTACCTATTTCGGTGGGTCCTCCCAATGTACAAATTCCACCACCTGTGAGACCACCGGCTAATCTACAAAGTTCTGAACAACAAG TGTGTTTAGTAGAGGCTGAGCAGCTGGCACGAATCGTGGCTGACTGTGGGGATGAGATTGAACAAGAAGTGCGAGAGAAGAATGCCCAAGATCCTAAATTATG GTTTCTGCACCAAAAGCAAAGTGCAGCGTATCTGCAGTACAGGGGATTGGTTTCAAAATTACGTGCAGAGAAGCCAGATAAGGATAAGAAAAACAGTGGTGCAGAACTTTATTGTCCTGAAGAAGCTCTTAGTGACAATGATGAGGCAGATAAATCTCAGAAATCTCATTCAACGTCACATG ATCAGTCAAAGGACGATAATAAGGAAGAACGGAAAAGAAGAAAACGTAGTCGCTGGGGTGATCCAGACAATAAGGTTGTTGTTACGGAAACAAATGTACCTTCTGCTAATAGATCAGGTGCTATACTTCCGCAACCTGGTATAGCTATACCGGGACAAATTGGGCAACCCGCAGTTATAATTCCTTCTCCAACGAAGAGACAACATGTTAAATCAAAGAATCCGATGCTTACCAAGATTTCAAGGAATGATCCTGCACTTATTCATTATGCAAGACAAACGTTTGGTACACTCGATTTAAGTGAAGAACAATGGAAAAAAGCAGAGGATCATTATAAG ataaatcttTTATACCAAAATCTcttaagaaaaagagaagaagtgAAACGTTTGGAAGCACAAGGAAAACATAAATACGAGTACGACAGTGATGAAGAAACAGAAGGAGGAACTTGGGAGCACAAATTGAGATCTGCTGAAATGGAGGCGACACAGATGTGGGCCGAAGAATTAACTGCGCAAGCGGAAGGCAAACACCACATTGGCGATTTTTTACCACCGgatgaactaaaaaaatttatggaaCAATATAATGCCGTGAAGCAAGGAAAAGAACCTGATTTGAGCGactataaagaatataaattaaaggAAGATAATATAG GATTTCAGATGTTACAAAAGCTTGGATGGAGCGAAGGACAAGGGTTGGGTAGCGAGGGTAGCGGTCGTATTGAACCAATTAACAA aGCGACAAATAGACTCGATAGCGCAGGTTTAGGCTCTGAAAGACCAGACGGGGTATCTAGGGATGATGATGAATTTGATGCATATAGAAAACGAATGATGCTTGCTTACAGATTTAGGCCTAATCCATTA aataatCCAAGAAGACCTTATTACtaa
- the LOC105200845 gene encoding YLP motif-containing protein 1 isoform X3, with amino-acid sequence MAYRGVKGSDPFVSKTSRNERFAQMSKQEQIIQQKKMEIQAKLQEQKAKEAVECIKKSSSSTSTTPTSKNTAPKEDDEKPTMNVFANDGSFLDQFKKIANKSTGKQEQDKEDKRKDERSYESTRERDRERKRSNEKSRDWDSRRDRRRNDTRWGRSSDRKRSSSSSPSPTRRRSPPSPETRHSYNQSQNGQRAQFSQQQFPIQNNNHVSSIPSLMSQPVQMQMTNIPPPNIRNLTPNIPSAHMQRIPVSKSFSNNYTNMNEHSNNVRMQIAPPPHIIRPPPPPPIQSIPPNTNIPPPNIQMSQAMPMPNLPSPSNAQQHIITQNPQQCSVPPPACNTSLQPPNIPPPNIPPPNILPPMSQMPPTMMPISGSQAIVVTVPNVANVPPPNVITSMIMSAPPPVHTVPSTINSIPPPNLNIPPPNIPPPNVIPNAAPARSLISSGYPLSNQVPISVGPPNVQIPPPVRPPANLQSSEQQVCLVEAEQLARIVADCGDEIEQEVREKNAQDPKLWFLHQKQSAAYLQYRGLVSKLRAEKPDKDKKNSGAELYCPEEALSDNDEADKSQKSHSTSHADQSKDDNKEERKRRKRSRWGDPDNKVVVTETNVPSANRSGAILPQPGIAIPGQIGQPAVIIPSPTKRQHVKSKNPMLTKISRNDPALIHYARQTFGTLDLSEEQWKKAEDHYKINLLYQNLLRKREEVKRLEAQGKHKYEYDSDEETEGGTWEHKLRSAEMEATQMWAEELTAQAEGKHHIGDFLPPDELKKFMEQYNAVKQGKEPDLSDYKEYKLKEDNIGFQMLQKLGWSEGQGLGSEGSGRIEPINNS; translated from the exons ATGGCGTATCGTGGTGTGAAGGGGTCCGATCCGTTTGTGTCAAAAACTTCGCGAAATGAGCGTTTCGCGCAGATGTCAAAGCAAGAACAGATCATTCAACAGAAGAAGATGGAAATTCAAGCAAAACTGCAGGAACAGAAAGCGAAGGAAGCCGTGGAATGTATAAAGAAGTCAAGCTCGTCAACCTCGACGACACCAACTAGTAAGAACACTGCTCCAAA GGAGGACGATGAAAAACCTACCATGAATGTGTTTGCCAATGATGGCAGTTTTCTTGATCAGTTTAAAAAGATAGCCAATAAATCAACTGGCAAACAAGAACAGGACAAGgaagataaaagaaaagatgAGAGAAGCTATGAAAgtacgagagaaagagacagagaaagaaagCGTAGTAATGAAAAGAGTAGAGATTGGGACAGCAGGCGGGATCGCAGAAGAAACGATACGCGATGGGGAAGAAGTTCAGATAGGAAGCGTAGTTCGTCGTCAAGTCCGTCGCCTACTAGACGAAGATCACCACCTAGTCCAGAGACACGACATAGTTATAACCAATCGCAAAACGGGCAGCGTGCGCAGTTCAGTCAGCAACAGTTTCCAATTCAGAACAACAATCATGTCTCTTCCATCCCATCCCTTATGTCTCAACCGGTGCAGATGCAGATGACGAATATACCACCTCCCAATATAAGGAATTTAACACCAAACATTCCGTCTGCACACATGCAGAGGATACCAGTGTCAAAAAGTTTTAGCAATAATTACACTAACATGAATGAACATTCTAATAATGTCAGAATGCAAATCGCACCACCACCACATATCATACGTCCTCCACCACCTCCTCCTATTCAGAGCATTCCGCCGAATACAAATATCCCACCCCCAAATATACAAATGTCTCAAGCTATGCCAATGCCTAATCTACCCTCACCGTCGAACGCACAACAACACATTATCACACAAAATCCACAGCAATGCAGCGTACCACCGCCAGCGTGTAACACCAGTTTACAGCCTCCGAATATCCCTCCGCCTAACATACCACCACCGAATATTTTGCCACCAATGTCGCAAATGCCACCGACCATGATGCCTATCTCAGGCTCTCAAGCCATTGTGGTAACAGTACCAAACGTAGCCAATGTTCCACCTCCAAATGTGATAACATCTATGATAATGTCAGCACCTCCACCAGTGCACACCGTTCCATCGACCATCAATTCGATTCCACCACCAAACTTAAATATCCCTCCACCAAATATCCCACCTCCCAATGTTATTCCCAATGCAGCACCGGCGCGTAGTCTTATATCCAGTGGCTATCCTCTTTCCAATCAGGTACCTATTTCGGTGGGTCCTCCCAATGTACAAATTCCACCACCTGTGAGACCACCGGCTAATCTACAAAGTTCTGAACAACAAG TGTGTTTAGTAGAGGCTGAGCAGCTGGCACGAATCGTGGCTGACTGTGGGGATGAGATTGAACAAGAAGTGCGAGAGAAGAATGCCCAAGATCCTAAATTATG GTTTCTGCACCAAAAGCAAAGTGCAGCGTATCTGCAGTACAGGGGATTGGTTTCAAAATTACGTGCAGAGAAGCCAGATAAGGATAAGAAAAACAGTGGTGCAGAACTTTATTGTCCTGAAGAAGCTCTTAGTGACAATGATGAGGCAGATAAATCTCAGAAATCTCATTCAACGTCACATG CAGATCAGTCAAAGGACGATAATAAGGAAGAACGGAAAAGAAGAAAACGTAGTCGCTGGGGTGATCCAGACAATAAGGTTGTTGTTACGGAAACAAATGTACCTTCTGCTAATAGATCAGGTGCTATACTTCCGCAACCTGGTATAGCTATACCGGGACAAATTGGGCAACCCGCAGTTATAATTCCTTCTCCAACGAAGAGACAACATGTTAAATCAAAGAATCCGATGCTTACCAAGATTTCAAGGAATGATCCTGCACTTATTCATTATGCAAGACAAACGTTTGGTACACTCGATTTAAGTGAAGAACAATGGAAAAAAGCAGAGGATCATTATAAG ataaatcttTTATACCAAAATCTcttaagaaaaagagaagaagtgAAACGTTTGGAAGCACAAGGAAAACATAAATACGAGTACGACAGTGATGAAGAAACAGAAGGAGGAACTTGGGAGCACAAATTGAGATCTGCTGAAATGGAGGCGACACAGATGTGGGCCGAAGAATTAACTGCGCAAGCGGAAGGCAAACACCACATTGGCGATTTTTTACCACCGgatgaactaaaaaaatttatggaaCAATATAATGCCGTGAAGCAAGGAAAAGAACCTGATTTGAGCGactataaagaatataaattaaaggAAGATAATATAG GATTTCAGATGTTACAAAAGCTTGGATGGAGCGAAGGACAAGGGTTGGGTAGCGAGGGTAGCGGTCGTATTGAACCAATTAACAA ctcttga
- the LOC105200846 gene encoding uncharacterized protein LOC105200846, translated as MASAEDIREREMADEKIMFERLHDYLREYAKTIKLAAPKIHVTEGTNKGDNYVSLVCRGTIEGIEDGIEAKRLELILKTTRTYLSEEVLSDQSVTPLFQREAFFYQEILPIFKETMKERGGMADRFPVLLDYNDATGKEILMFESLTPQGFVMSETKIMDYPHASLAIKCLGEFHAYSFITRAANPAGFEKLRQMKDPIFQQPDENGEPTSKLNRDKMEHKTKIFVEAIFKVLANEDKHYIERYQQFIEKSQQHLYDVTDGKAAEPYAVVNHGDSWTNNMLFKYDQEKNPYDLRFVDLQICRYASPVLDLLYVFFCCCTQETRSKYYEQLIDEYYEKLSNTIEKAGYDPSLLFPYEALSQHLAKFGKYGAIMATYTLHIFTSNDMDLKKAYDEDLLRDRAENDSVFKSMVRGTFKDLIDRNYI; from the exons atggcaAGCGCCGAGGACATCCGAGAAAGAGAGATGGCAGACGAGAAAATTATGTTCGAACGGTTGCACGATTATTTACGTGAATATGCGAAAACCATCAAGCTGGCGGCTCCAAAAATTCACGTAACCGAGGGCACCAATAAAGGCGACAATTACGTTAGCCTCGTTTGTCGCGGCACGATCGAGGGGATCGAGGATGGAATCGAGGCCAAGAGACTCGAGCTTATTCTCAAAACTACGCGGACGTACCTCTCCGAGGAGGTTTTGAGTGACCAAAGCGTCACACCGTTGTTCCAGCGCGAGGCATTTTTCTATCAAGAGATACTGCCGATCTTCAAAGAGACCATGAAGGAACGCGGCGGGATGGCCGATCGCTTCCCCGTTTTATTGGACTATAACGATGCAACTGGAAAAGAG ATACTGATGTTCGAAAGTCTAACGCCCCAAGGTTTCGTGATGTCGGAGACAAAAATTATGGATTACCCGCATGCCAGCTTGGCGATAAAATGCCTAGGTGAATTTCACGCGTATAGCTTCATTACGCGCGCGGCAAATCCGGCGGGCTTCGAGAAATTGAGGCAAATGAAGGATCCCATATTTCAACAACCAGATGAAAACGGTGAACCTACATCAAAATTAAATCGAGATAAAATggaacataaaacaaaaatattcgtcGAAGCCATATTTAAg GTTTTAGCAAATGAAGACAAACATTATATAGAAAGATATCAACAATTCATAGAAAAGAGTCAACAGCACTTGTATGATGTAACCGATGGAAAAGCTGCTGAGCCATACGCTGTTGTAAACCATGGTGACTCTTGGACTAACAACATGCTTTTCAAATACGACCAA GAGAAAAATCCGTACGACTTGCGTTTCGTAGACCTTCAGATCTGTCGTTACGCATCTCCCGTTTTAGATCtactttatgtatttttttgttgctGCACTCAAGAAACAAGGAGTAAATATTATGAACAACTAATAGACGaatattacgaaaaattatCCAATACTATCGAAAAAGCTGGTTACGATCCCAGTCTACTTTTTCCTTACGAGGCATTATCACAACATTTGGCCAAATTCGGGAAGTATGGAGCAATAATGGCTACTTACACTTTACACATATTTACTAGTAATGATATGGACTTGAAAAAGGCATATGACGAAGACTTGCTCCGAGATAGAGCAGAAAATGACAGCGTTTTTAAAAGTATGGTAAGAGGCACTTTTAAAGATCTTATtgatagaaattatatataa